A single Antechinus flavipes isolate AdamAnt ecotype Samford, QLD, Australia chromosome 5, AdamAnt_v2, whole genome shotgun sequence DNA region contains:
- the LOC127539018 gene encoding zinc finger protein 420-like isoform X1: MDLSPAAKLWPTRKRGPQARGRGRPRKVCEHRDSAVPQKTSHARHKEGMTSGPRKSTRSLESVTFQDVTVDFTQREWRQLTGDQKSLYREVMLENYENFISLGLPVSKPELISKLQGGGGPWTLLEGEPRSPCPDQETQTEIKKTIPIQCTSLEDTTQEKLIKGDPWDCKFGEDGNCKNNSDRCETNNHERDLMQGTEDEIFNKARGYKVNEFMKSFDQKSILDTQSNVSSETSLCKSDTSDLSDHNGISSGKKPHKDNGCNKACSDSSDLNEDQRICTEIGNAFQQRRYLAQCHRSHSCEKPYICRDCGKTFSQITHLIQHQGIHDGERPYKCSDCGKAFTNSSSLILHHIIHSGDKPYECHECRKLFSNRTGLFVHLRIHTGEKPFQCNICKKAFSQKGDLSRHQKVHTGEKPYKCNVCGKAFSQQGHLTAHQRIHNGEKPYKCNECGKAFSNSSSLILHHRIHSGEKPYECHECGKPFSNHAGLIVHQRIHTGEKPYKCNVCEKAFSQKGHLSEHQRIHTREKPYSCNICKKAFSQRGDLFRHQKIHNGEKPYDCTECGKAFSQKGDLTKHQRIHSGEKPYKCNKCGKAFSISSQLNMHERIHTGEKPYKCNLCEKAFIQKGRLTEHYRIHNGEKPHKCTECGKAFSQITYLSRHERIHTGEKPYKCSECEKAFSNSSALNVHQKIHTGVKPHVCLECGKAFLQGIGLSLHQRIHTGEKPYKCDICEKAFSQRGDLSRHQKIHNGEKPYKCSDCGKAFTQRGHLTEHQRVHSGEKPYKCKDCGKAFSNSSQVTLHYRIHTGEKPYKCNECGQAFSRPGSLSEHQKIHSVEKPYKCSECGKAFSRNLYLSRHQTVHTGEKCYPCNECSKAFRNGHCLTLHQRIHSGEKPYQCSECGKAFGRKLYLTQHQRIHSGEKPYECTTCGKAFTRCTTLIQHHKIHSRNKP, encoded by the exons GAGTCCGTGACCTTCCAGGATGTGACTGTAGACTTTACCCAGAGGGAATGGAGGCAGCTGACTGGAGACCAGAAGAGCCTGTACCGGGAGGTGATGCTGGAAAACTATGAGAACTTTATTTCCCTGG GACTTCCCGTCTCCAAGCCAGAGCTGATCTCGAAGCTGCAAGGTGGGGGAGGCCCATGGACACTGTTGGAGGGAGAACCCAGAAGCCCCTGTCCAG ATCAGGAGACTCAAACAGAGATAAAGAAGACAATCCCAATACAGTGCACTTCCCTGGAAGACACAACCCAGGAAAAACTCATAAAGGGTGATCCCTGGGATTGTAAATTTGGTGAAGATGGAAACTGTAAAAACAACTCTGACAGGTGTGAAACTAATAACCATGAGAGAGATCTGATGCAAGGAACTGAGGATGAAATTTTTAATAAGGCCAGGGGCTACAAAGTTAATGAGTTCATGAAAAGTTTTGATCAAAAGTCTATCCTTGATACACAAAGCAATGTTTCTTCAGAAACGAGTCTTTGTAAATCTGATACTTCAGATTTGAGTGATCATAATGGAATCTCCTCAGGAAAGAAACCCCATAAGGACAATGGATGCAATAAAGCCTGCAGTGACTCCTCAGACCTTAAtgaagatcaaagaatatgtactgAAATTGGCAATGCTTTTCAACAGAGGAGATACCTTGCTCAATGTCACAGAAGTCATTCCTGTGAGAAACCATATATCTGTAGAGATTGTGGAAAAACCTTCAGCCAGATCACACACCTTATTCAGCATCAGGGAATTCACGATGGAGAGAGACCTTATAAATGTAGTGactgtggaaaagctttcaccaatagttcatcgCTTATTCTACATCATATAATTCACAGTGGAGATAAACCCTATGAATGTCATGAATGTAGGAAGCTCTTCAGCAATAGAACAGGACTATTTGTACATctgagaattcacactggagagaaaccctttcaGTGTAACATATGTAAAAAAGCTTTCAGCCAAAAAGGTGACCTTTCTCGACACCAGAAAGTTCATAcgggagagaaaccttataagtGTAATgtatgtggaaaagcttttagcCAGCAAGGACATCTTACTGCGCATCAGCGAATCCATAATGGAgaaaaaccctataaatgtaatgaatgtggaaaagcattCAGCAATAGCTCATCCCTTATTCTACATCACAGAATTCATagtggagagaaaccctatgaatgtCATGAATGTGGAAAGCCTTTCAGTAATCATGCAGGTCTCATTgtacatcaaagaattcatacggGTGAGAAACCCTATAAGTGTAATGTATGTGAAAAAGCCTTTAGCCAGAAAGGTCATCTTtctgaacatcagagaattcatactagAGAGAAACCCTATAGTTGCAATATATGCAAGAAGGCTTTTAGCCAGAGAGGAGATCTTTTTCGACATCAAAAAATTCAtaatggagagaaaccttatgattgtactgaatgtggaaaagctttcagtCAGAAGGGAGACCTTACtaaacatcaaagaattcatagtggtgagaaaccttataaatgtaacaaATGTGGTAAAGCTTTTAGCATCAGCTCACAGCTCAATATGCAtgaaagaattcatactggagagaagccctatAAATGTAATCTATGTGAAAAAGCCTTCATCCAAAAAGGACGTCTTACTGAACATTACAGAATTCATAATGGAGAAAAACCTCACAAATGTACTGAATGTGGAAAGgcattcagccaaattacatacTTGAGTCGGCatgagagaattcatactggagagaaaccatataaATGCAGTGAATGTGAGAAAGCCTTCAGCAATAGCTCAGCACTCAATgtacatcagaaaattcatactggTGTGAAGCCCCATGTATGTCttgaatgtgggaaggccttcctCCAAGGTATAGGCCTTAGTTTACATCAGCGAATTCATACCGGAGAAAAACCATATAAATGTGACATATGTGAAAAAGCATTCAGCCAGCGGGGAGACCTTTCTCGGCATCAGAAAATCCATaatggagagaaaccctataaatgtagtGATTGTGGAAAAGCTTTCACTCAGAGGGGACACCTTACTGAACATCAGAGAGTCCATAGTGGGGAGAAACCATATAAATGTAAAGATTGTGGTAAAGCTTTTAGCAACAGCTCACAGGTCACTCTCCATTACAGAATACATACGGGAGAGAAGCCttacaaatgtaatgaatgtggacaAGCTTTTAGTCGTCCAGGGAGCCTCAGtgaacatcagaaaattcattcTGTGGAGAAACCGTataaatgtagtgaatgtgggaaagccttcagccGCAATCTATACCTTAGCCGTCATCAAACagttcatactggagaaaagtGCTATCCGTGCAATGAATGTAGTAAAGCCTTTCGAAATGGCCACTGTCTTActttacatcagagaatccatagtGGAGAAAAACCCTATcaatgtagtgaatgtgggaaagcttttgGCAGGAAACTATACCTAACTCAACATCAGAGAATACACAGTggtgagaaaccttatgaatgtactACATGTGGTAAGGCCTTCACTCGGTGTACAACACTTATTCAGCATCATAAAATTCATTCTAGAAATAAACCCTAG